The stretch of DNA TGCAGGCGCTGGGTGTCACCGCCGTGGAACTGCTGCCCATTCACCAGTTCGACACCCAGGACGCTATGCCCGGCCTGGAGAACTACTGGGGCTACAGCACCCTGGGCTTTTTTGCCCCCCACCGGGGCTATAGCTCCCGCAAAGACCCCCTGGGGCCGGTAAACGAGTTTCGCGACCTGGTCAAGGCGCTGCATCGGGCAGGGATTGAGGTGATTCTCGATGTGGTGTTCAACCACTCGGCGGAGGGTAACCACGAAGGCCCCACCCTGAGCTTTAAGGGCATCGACAATAAGACCTACTACATGCTCGAAGACAACCCCATCTACTACTCCAACTACAGCGGCTGCGGCAATACCCTATCACCCAACCACGCCGTGGTGGGCCGCATGATCCTCGACAGCCTGCGCTACTGGGTATCTGAGATGCATGTGGATGGCTTTCGCTTTGACCTGGCCTCGGTGATGTCGCGGGATGTGGGGGGCAAACCCCTAGAGGACCCGCCGATTCTGTGGAACATTGAGTCGGAGCCGATTTTGGCCGGCACCAAGATCATCGCCGAGGCCTGGGATGCGGCGGGGCTGTACCAGGTGGGCAGCTTTATCGGCGATCGCTTTGCTGAGTGGAACGGCCCTTACCGCGACCATGTGCGCCAGTTCATCAAGGGTGATACGGGGTGTGTACCTGACCTGGCGGCCCGGATTTTGGGCAGCCCCGACATTTACCAAAAGCCTAACCGCGAGCCCAACCGCAGCATTCACTTTGTCACCTGCCACGACGGGTTTACCCTCAACGACCTGGTGTCGTACAACCAGAAGTACAACGAGGCCAACGGCGAGTACAACCGCGATGGCACCGACGCCAACTACAGCTGGAACTGCGGGGTAGAGGGGTTCTCAGCCCCGCCCGAGGTCGATCAGCTGCGCCAGCGGCAGATCAAGAACTTTCTCACGCTGCTGTTTATGGCCCAGGGCACGCCCATGCTGCTGATGGGCGACGAGGTGCGCCGTACCCAGCGCGGCAACAACAACGCCTACTGCCAGGACAACGACATCAGCTGGTTTAACTGGGATGCAGTGGAGAAGGAACAACCGCTGCTGCGCTTTACCCAGGGGCTGATTCACCTGATTCAGAATCTGAAGGTGTTTCAACTGGAGCACCTGCTGCGGGTGACCAACACCTGGCACTACGAGCCCCACATCATCTGGCACGGCACCGCTCTCAACCGACCCGACTGGTCCGAAAGCTCACGCACCCTGGCCTTTACCCTGCGCTACCCCGACGCCAAGGAGCAGATCCACGTCATGCTCAATGCCTACTGGGAACCGCTGATGTTTGAGCTGCCGGGGCTGGGGCCGCGTGACCGCTGGCACCGCATTGTCGATACATCGATGGCCCCGCCGAGGGACTTTTGCTACCCGGAAGAGGCCCCGGTGTTTGAGAGCGATCGCTACCCGGTCGGGGCGCGATCGTCTGTAGTGCTCATGAGCCGAGCGCAGGGGTAAGGCTTTTAGTGGGAAAGCGAGCCGCTCACTCGTACTGGCACTGGTCTGCTACCTCACGGTGCCTTCAATCGCCCGATTTCAGGCTAGCCATGGCTACTGTACCGCTCACCGATCCTATTTCCCTAGAGCTGACGCCGCTTCCACGGATGGCTTTGGATGAGCTGTATCACTTTCTGCAATATTTGCAGTTTAAGTATGGGGTAGATTTAGAGCCTGCTCTAGAAGCGATCGAGGACGAAATTGATACCTTTGACGCCGATGTAGCCCTCTAGGAGTCAGGAGAGGTTTCACTCAGCAGCCTCAAGCAAGAGCTTCAGCTGCAATGAGCCACTAGATGGGGTAGCGCTGGTAGTGAGGGTTATCTAAGGTAGGGCATCGGCGCGATATTTATGAGGAACCGTAACTAATCGCCCCTGCCTCCAGGCATTCGTAGTAAGCTTTCAGCAAGCTAGGGGTGTCCGAACTTTCGGACTGAGATCATACCCTCAGAACCTGACCTGGTTAATACCAGCGGAGGGAAGCGTTGCTTGCGGTAGCCAGCCGAAACGACGACCATAGTAGCGTTCTGGAGAATTTTCTGGAATCGGGGCGAATCTTCAGCAGGTAGCTGGGGTTTGTCTGCGATCGCTCCATCCGTCTCGGCCCTACCCAGCCATACCTGCCCTTTTCCCCTCAGGCCAACCCTCTAGCGCCACATCAGAGGTAAACCCATGAGAACAGAATGGATTGCTAAGCGCCAGGGCCACACCAACCGGTCCCAGATGCACTACGCTCGCCAGGGCACCCTCACCGAAGAGATGGCCCACGTCGCCCAGCGGGAAAACCTGCCCGCCGACCTGATCCGCGATGAAGTAGCGCGGGGGCGCATGATCATCCCGGCCAACATCAACCACCCGAATTTGGAGCCGATGGCGATCGGCATTGCGGCCAAGTGCAAAGTCAACGCCAATATCGGCGCATCGCCCAATTCGTCGGATATCCACGAAGAGGTGGCCAAGCTGCACCTGGCGGTGAAGTACGGAGCCGACACCCTGATGGATCTGTCCACTGGGGGCGGCGATCTCGACGCCATTCGCACCGCCATTATTCAGGCGTCGCCCATCCCCATTGGCACCGTGCCGGTGTACCAGGCGCTGGAAAGCGTCCACGGCAACATCGAGAACCTCACTCCTGATGACTTTCTGCACATTATCGAGAAGCACGCCCAGCAGGGGGTGGATTACCAGACCATCCACGCCGGGATTTTGATTGAGCATTTGCCGCTGGTGCGCGATCGCATCACCGGCATCGTCTCCCGTGGCGGCGGCATCCTCGCCCGCTGGATGCTGCACCACCACAGACAAAACCCCCTCTACACCCACTTTGACGACATCATCGAGATCTTCAAGCGCTACGACGTGTCCTTTAGCCTGGGGGATTCCCTGCGCCCCGGCTGCCTGCACGACGCCACCGATGCCGCCCAAATGGCGGAACTCAAAACCCTGGGCCAGCTCACCCGCCGCGCCTGGGGGCACGACGTGCAGGTGATGGTGGAGGGCCCCGGCCACGTGCCCATGGACCAGATCGACTACAACGTCAAAAAACAGATGGAGGAATGTGCCGAAGCCCCCTTCTACGTGCTAGGGCCGCTGGTCACCGACATTGCGGCGGGCTACGACCACATCAGCTCCGCGATCGGCGCAGCCCTGGCAGGCTGGAGCGGGGCGGCCATGCTCTGCTACGTGACCCCGAAGGAGCACCTGGGCCTGCCCAACGCCGAGGACGTGCGCCAGGGACTGATCGCCTACAAGATTGCGGCCCACGCGGCAGATATTGCGCGGCACCGGCCTGGGGCGCGCGATCGCGACGATGCCATGTCCCACGCCCGCTACAACTTCGACTGGAACAAACAGTTCGAGCTGTCGCTGGATCCTGAGCGCGCTAAAGAATACCACGACGAAACCCTGCCCGCCGACATCTACAAAACCGCCGAGTTCTGCTCCATGTGCGGCCCCAAGTTCTGCCCCATGCAGACTAAGGTCGATGCCGACGCGCTGACGGAACTGGAAAAGTTCCTGGCGAAAGAAGCGGCTAGCGTATAACGAGCCGCCGGTCTGGGCAGGGGTCAATCAGTCCTGCATTTGCCGTCGAAAATCCTCGGCCTTTTTGGCATCGGGGATTTCGGCGGCAAGGCGGGTGACTAGCTCCTGGGGCGAAAGATTGGGAAAATCGGCCAGGGTGTCGTCAACCAGGTAGTTGCCCATGGGGCCAATGCAGCGGGTCAGGGTTTGTCGGCAGCGGTGGATGAACTCTGGGCTGGGGCGTTCGCCGCTGGGGGCTGCCGCAGACGGTGCCTGGCCGGACTGTGGTCCGGAAAAGCCCTGGGAGGCCGGACCTGAACTAATCGGAGGGCTGCTGACTACCCCCTGCAGACGGCTGACAAAGTCACTGGCCTGGCGACCATCCGAAAGCTGACTGGCCAAAATTTCGACAAACTCCCCAGGGGTAGCCTGGGGATACTGGTCAATCATTTCTTCGACAATCATGCTGGCCATAGGGCCAATGCAGCGGGCCAGCTCCTGGCGGCAGGTGGCAATAAACGAGGGGTCGTGCGACTCGGAGGGGACAATGCTGGGATCGGCCGCGGTGGGGGCCTCGGAGCGATTGATAGTCTGCTCCCAACTCGGCTCAACCACCAGGAGCGAACTGGGCGAAACGGCGGCGGCCAGCGGGGTGAGGCGCTCCACCACGGCGGCGGCGCTTTGAAAGCGGGCCTTTGGCTTTTGCTGAATCAGCTGGGTGAGAATGGCCCTGAGCGGTTGGCTCACCTGAACGTGGGACTGCCAGCACCACTCCAGGGTCGTCTGGTCGATCAGGTCGCGGGGATAGCGGCCCGTCAGCAGCACGATCGCAGTTACCCCCAGGGCATAGAGGTCGCTGCACGGAAAACACTGCCCCAGCTGAATTTGCTCGGGGGGCGAGTAGCCAAATTTGCCTACCATGGTGGCAGGCTGGGCCTCGTTGGGGGTGGCCATGTTGTCGGAGAGCAGCGTGCTGATGGCGTCGCTGACCAGACCAAAGTCAATCAGCACCGGCAGGTTGCGATCGCGGCAGTACATGATGTTGTCAGGCGAAATATCGCGGTGCACGATATTCAGCCCGTGGAGGTAGTCCAGCACCTGCAGCATCTGCATCAACCACTGAATCACCTCCGCCTCTGAAAAGGCGCTGCTCTGCTGGCGACGCTGCTTGATCAGTTGCGAGTAGGGCACCCCGTCGATGTATTCCTGCACAATGAACAGCCGATTGCGCTGGGTAAAGCAGGCCAGAAACTTGGGCACCTGGGGGTGGTCGAGCTGGTAGAGGGTTTTGGCCTCCCGCTTGAATAGATCCAGGGCTTTTTGCAGATTGTTGGCCGTTTTTTTGGTTGGGAAAAACTCCTTCAGCACGCAGGCTTCCCCAAACCGCTGGGAGTCTTCGACCAGGTACGATCGGCCAAAGCCGCCCTGGCCCAGCACCCGCTGGACAATGTAGCGACCGCCGATTCTGCTGCCGGGGGGAACCAGCTGGCGATCGCCCTCGGCCTCGAAACCCGGTTCCACGGCAGGGTCCCTGACCGGGGATGGGCTTTCCGCTGCGCCAGCCCTGGGCAGCGCATGGACATGGTACGCGGGCACCAGATCCTGAATATTTTTGAGCTGCAGCGGCCCGGCAAAGGTGACGTCTAAATTGAGCCGGGCCTTAACCACGTCGTAGACAATTTTGGAAATGCAGAGGCCGCTGGGGTGGGCTTCGGTTTGCAGACGGGCGGCAATATTGACCCCGTTGCCCATGACAT from Leptolyngbya sp. KIOST-1 encodes:
- the glgX gene encoding glycogen debranching protein GlgX, translated to MSSKVLPGQSYPLGATVYAVGVNFCLYSKHATGIELLLFEADDLAQPSRVITLDPKWNRTFYYWHLFVPGLKSGQIYAYRVHGPFDPARGHRFDATKVLLDPYARAIVGDDTYDRAAAIGPGDNCATALKGVVVDTRNYDWQGDRPLHIPYSSSIIYEMHVGGFTRHPSSGLPDEQRGTYAGLIEKIPHLQALGVTAVELLPIHQFDTQDAMPGLENYWGYSTLGFFAPHRGYSSRKDPLGPVNEFRDLVKALHRAGIEVILDVVFNHSAEGNHEGPTLSFKGIDNKTYYMLEDNPIYYSNYSGCGNTLSPNHAVVGRMILDSLRYWVSEMHVDGFRFDLASVMSRDVGGKPLEDPPILWNIESEPILAGTKIIAEAWDAAGLYQVGSFIGDRFAEWNGPYRDHVRQFIKGDTGCVPDLAARILGSPDIYQKPNREPNRSIHFVTCHDGFTLNDLVSYNQKYNEANGEYNRDGTDANYSWNCGVEGFSAPPEVDQLRQRQIKNFLTLLFMAQGTPMLLMGDEVRRTQRGNNNAYCQDNDISWFNWDAVEKEQPLLRFTQGLIHLIQNLKVFQLEHLLRVTNTWHYEPHIIWHGTALNRPDWSESSRTLAFTLRYPDAKEQIHVMLNAYWEPLMFELPGLGPRDRWHRIVDTSMAPPRDFCYPEEAPVFESDRYPVGARSSVVLMSRAQG
- the thiC gene encoding phosphomethylpyrimidine synthase ThiC; amino-acid sequence: MRTEWIAKRQGHTNRSQMHYARQGTLTEEMAHVAQRENLPADLIRDEVARGRMIIPANINHPNLEPMAIGIAAKCKVNANIGASPNSSDIHEEVAKLHLAVKYGADTLMDLSTGGGDLDAIRTAIIQASPIPIGTVPVYQALESVHGNIENLTPDDFLHIIEKHAQQGVDYQTIHAGILIEHLPLVRDRITGIVSRGGGILARWMLHHHRQNPLYTHFDDIIEIFKRYDVSFSLGDSLRPGCLHDATDAAQMAELKTLGQLTRRAWGHDVQVMVEGPGHVPMDQIDYNVKKQMEECAEAPFYVLGPLVTDIAAGYDHISSAIGAALAGWSGAAMLCYVTPKEHLGLPNAEDVRQGLIAYKIAAHAADIARHRPGARDRDDAMSHARYNFDWNKQFELSLDPERAKEYHDETLPADIYKTAEFCSMCGPKFCPMQTKVDADALTELEKFLAKEAASV
- a CDS encoding protein kinase domain-containing protein codes for the protein MSVTHGHRTLAAIMLTDAVGFSARMSVHEELTLAQLQRDQALMETLCDQFEGKVMKSTGDGLLMYFASAVQAVSCGLEIQRALARLNASTDAEPALLHRIGIHLGDVFFSQSDVMGNGVNIAARLQTEAHPSGLCISKIVYDVVKARLNLDVTFAGPLQLKNIQDLVPAYHVHALPRAGAAESPSPVRDPAVEPGFEAEGDRQLVPPGSRIGGRYIVQRVLGQGGFGRSYLVEDSQRFGEACVLKEFFPTKKTANNLQKALDLFKREAKTLYQLDHPQVPKFLACFTQRNRLFIVQEYIDGVPYSQLIKQRRQQSSAFSEAEVIQWLMQMLQVLDYLHGLNIVHRDISPDNIMYCRDRNLPVLIDFGLVSDAISTLLSDNMATPNEAQPATMVGKFGYSPPEQIQLGQCFPCSDLYALGVTAIVLLTGRYPRDLIDQTTLEWCWQSHVQVSQPLRAILTQLIQQKPKARFQSAAAVVERLTPLAAAVSPSSLLVVEPSWEQTINRSEAPTAADPSIVPSESHDPSFIATCRQELARCIGPMASMIVEEMIDQYPQATPGEFVEILASQLSDGRQASDFVSRLQGVVSSPPISSGPASQGFSGPQSGQAPSAAAPSGERPSPEFIHRCRQTLTRCIGPMGNYLVDDTLADFPNLSPQELVTRLAAEIPDAKKAEDFRRQMQD